A window from Deltaproteobacteria bacterium encodes these proteins:
- a CDS encoding DUF1844 domain-containing protein: MKDKPTFTQLVLSLAQAGYVQLGMVADPFSGKKIESLESARGTIGLLEVLKEKTRGNLADEEIKILEDALYDLRAAFITQKNKGNSL, translated from the coding sequence ATGAAAGATAAACCTACATTTACCCAGCTTGTTTTGTCCCTTGCTCAAGCAGGCTATGTGCAGTTAGGAATGGTAGCTGATCCGTTTAGTGGTAAGAAGATAGAGAGCTTAGAATCGGCAAGAGGAACTATCGGTCTTTTGGAAGTATTAAAGGAAAAAACGCGAGGCAACCTTGCCGATGAAGAAATAAAAATACTGGAAGATGCTTTATATGATTTAAGAGCAGCTTTTATTACTCAAAAAAACAAGGGTAATAGTTTATAA
- the queD gene encoding 6-carboxytetrahydropterin synthase QueD: MFELTAIESFSAAHSLRNYQGPCEKLHGHNFKVEVTISCKRLNKLSIGMDFKEIKQILRDILKKLDHTFLNELPYFKSVNPTSEEIARFIYMEMKNRVDNNCKMKCVAVWESDNSKATYIGEEDER, from the coding sequence ATGTTTGAATTGACGGCGATAGAATCTTTTTCTGCGGCTCATAGCCTGAGAAATTATCAGGGACCGTGTGAAAAGCTACATGGGCATAATTTTAAGGTAGAGGTAACCATCAGCTGCAAAAGGTTAAATAAACTGTCTATTGGCATGGATTTCAAAGAGATTAAACAAATACTGAGAGATATACTGAAGAAATTAGACCATACTTTTCTAAATGAGCTTCCCTACTTTAAAAGCGTAAACCCCACCTCAGAGGAAATTGCCCGTTTTATCTACATGGAGATGAAAAACAGAGTTGATAACAATTGTAAGATGAAATGCGTTGCTGTATGGGAAAGTGATAATTCTAAAGCAACCTATATTGGAGAAGAAGATGAAAGATAA
- a CDS encoding exodeoxyribonuclease VII large subunit, with protein MVRVIRLISIVCLLIIVCSISQARDIEIYFTPNEKAVYIIGQYIEEAKKSIDVAMYCFTSRKLAWKIADAKKRGVKIRVLMDARQGNFLENKYTKSLFLKKRGVDVRFAKPCVYKDFEGIMHNKFTIIDKKIVITGSFNWTASAYTRNNENIVVLKRVDVANLYEQNFEKLWKKSQLLKFNVESLKVINAEDVDEILANTEKYVRIRGKISEVYFSPSHTCFLHFQNNKQLKIVIFKNTQMHYDPAIVHGKTVEIWGRISNTEKYGLEIIIDLPEQIRIL; from the coding sequence TACTGATTATTGTATGTTCGATATCGCAAGCCAGGGATATTGAAATATACTTTACCCCCAATGAAAAAGCAGTTTACATCATAGGACAATATATAGAAGAGGCCAAGAAAAGCATTGATGTTGCCATGTATTGTTTTACGTCAAGGAAATTAGCCTGGAAAATCGCCGATGCTAAAAAAAGAGGGGTCAAAATAAGGGTTTTGATGGATGCACGCCAGGGTAATTTCTTAGAGAACAAATATACAAAATCTCTATTTCTTAAAAAAAGAGGGGTGGATGTAAGATTTGCAAAGCCTTGTGTTTATAAGGATTTCGAGGGCATAATGCACAACAAGTTTACCATTATAGATAAAAAGATTGTCATTACCGGCTCATTTAACTGGACGGCATCTGCCTATACAAGAAACAATGAAAATATAGTGGTTTTAAAAAGAGTAGATGTAGCCAACCTATACGAACAAAATTTTGAAAAATTATGGAAGAAAAGTCAGCTTTTAAAGTTCAATGTAGAATCGTTAAAAGTAATAAATGCGGAAGATGTAGACGAGATACTGGCAAACACTGAAAAATATGTCAGAATAAGAGGAAAAATTTCAGAGGTTTACTTTTCTCCGTCTCACACCTGTTTTTTGCATTTTCAAAACAACAAACAGTTAAAGATTGTCATATTCAAAAATACACAAATGCACTATGATCCTGCTATTGTGCATGGGAAAACAGTAGAGATATGGGGCAGAATATCCAATACAGAAAAATACGGATTAGAAATAATCATAGACCTACCAGAACAGATAAGAATATTATAA